The sequence below is a genomic window from Sorangiineae bacterium MSr12523.
GGTGCCCACCTCCGACGAGTTGCGCGTCGACGCCCGCGGTCAGACGGATCTCGCGACGCCCATCCTCGATGCGCTCGAGACGAATCCCGATCTTCTCGTCATCGTCTCCGACGGCTTCGACAACGATCCGCCCGGTGCCGTAGGCCAGCTCCTCCAAGTCGTTCGCACGCGCCTACGACGCGGAGCCCCGTTCATCGTTCACGTCAACCCGGTCTTCGATGCGGAAAGCTACGCGCCCAAGTCTTTCTGCCCCGCCGTGCCCACCATGGGCATCCGCGATGCCGAGGATCTTCCCACGTTGGTCCTTTTCGCCCGATTCGCCAGCGATGATGCCACCCTCGAAAGCGTAATCGAGCACCTCGACCGACGCGTGCGCCACTTCCTCCGAGTCACGTCATGATTTCCCATCTCCGAATCGCATCCCCGCAAGTGCTCGGCGGCATCCGCCTCGTGCCCCTCTGCCGTGACGACGCGCCCGGCGATTTGCGTATCCGCGCGCGCCACTACGAGGCGGTGCCGGCCATCGTCTCGCTCGACACCACCTGCTACGTCTCCTACGTGCCGCACGGCTTCGTCGTTTCCCACACGAAGGATGGCACGCAAGCGACCTTCGGCACCTCGTTGGGGGAGGAAAAAGGAAAGCGCGGGCGCGTGGTGAACCTCCTGCATCGCATGGTCAAGCGCGAGGACGAGACGCGTTTTCGTCTCTTGCCCCTTCATCTCGCGATGGAAGGATTCCTCGCGCTTCACTTCGATGGCCCGGACATCGTTTGGAACGAGTACTCCCAGCGGGCCATTCGCCGCGGCCTCGACCCGCGCATGGAGTTCAGCGTCGGCGGTGGATGCATCCGCGGCTTCGAGGAAGCTCTTCGCGTCTTCGAGATTCACCCCACGCAAGTAGGCGTCATGGTCTTCGTGGCCGAGGCGCTCGCCTCGGTCTTCGTCGTCTCCCATCCCGACGATTACCGGCTTCTGCATCGTAGCCTCCTCGAAGACTTCTTCGGCGAGCTGCTCTATCAGTACGCCGCCCTCTACCCGGAAATGCCACGCGCCGAGGCCACCATCGACGGCGCGAGGGTCTCCACGCTTGCCGAGCTTCGCGTGGAAGTCGCCCGCGTGCGCCGCGATTGGATCGAGTACACGCACCTGCTCGCCGACGGCTTCTTCCGTCGCGAGGTTCGCACCGAGACCGTGCGTCGACTCACGCCGTTCCGGCTCGAGCGCTTCATGCCCGAGTTCGATCCCGACCAGGAATGCCACATCGGCGAGCGCATCGTCCGCGACGACGGCACGCTCGAATACATGAAGACGTTCCGTCTCTCCGCCGCCCAAGTGCGCCGGGCCTACCTGCTCGAGCAGCTGTCCCGCGCGGGCTGGCACCTCGAAACGGCGGCCGAGCGCCTCCGGTGTTCCCGCCAGGAAATCGTCCAACGTCTCGAAAACGCAGGCTTTGGCTATCTGCTGAAGCCGCACCTGCGACTTTGCCGCTAAAGGCGAATCGGGATACCGTACGGGGGTGATCGGCGTCGTCTCCGCTATCCGCGATTTGGGCCGTCTGCGCGAGATCTCCACCGTGCTCGTGCGCCACGGCTTCGGCGAAATCGTTGCACGCGCCGGCTTCGGCGGGGGCAAAAAGCGCTCGCGCGAAGACGCGGCGCTCTCCGATGGGAACGGCGCCGGTCAAGTGGGGCAACTAGGGCAGGGGGCGCAACTTGCCGAGGGCACCGCGGAAGAGATCCCCGATGCCGAACGGCTCCGCGGCGAGGAGGAGAGAACGCGCATCTCCACCGCAGAGCGCGCCCGCCTCGTGCTGCAGGACCTGGGCCCCTCCTTCATCAAGCTGGGGCAGATCATCTCCACCCGCGGCGACATCCTCCCGGAGGAGCTCATCACGGAGCTGAAGAAGCTTCAGGACGAAGTTCCTCCCATCCCGTTCTCGGAGATCAAAACCGCCATCGAGACCAGCCTTTCGGCGCCGCTCGAGACCCTCTTCGTCTCCTTCGACGAACGGCCGCTCGCCACCGCATCCATCGGGCAGGTGCACCGCGCGGTTCTCGAGACCACGGAAAACGGCATCACCCGCAACGTGGACGTCGTCGTCAAAGTCCAGCGCCCGGGTGTCGCCGCCACCGTGGCACGCGATCTCGAGCTGCTCCACATCATGGCCGCCGCCATCGAGCGCGCCATCCCCGAGACGCGCATCTATTCGCCCATCGGCTTGGTGCAACAGTTCGATCGCTCGATCACCAACGAGCTCAATTACATGGTGGAGGCGGACAACGCGGAGCGCTTCGCGCAGAACTTCGCCTCCAAGCCCATCGCGCGTTTTCCCCGCGTGTACAAACACGTGAGCTCGAAGACCGTGCTCACCCTCGAGTTCTTCGACGGTCGCAAGGTCGACAAGGCCGTGGCCGATGGCTTCGACGGTCCGCGCATCGCGAAAGAGGCCCTCGCCGTGGTCATCAAAATGGCCTTCGAGGACGGCTTCTTCCACGCCGATCCGCACCCCGGCAACGTCATCGTGATGGGCACGCCCGAGCAGCCCATCATCGGTCTCATCGACGTCGGCATGGTCGGCCGCCTCTCGCCCGAGCTTCGCGACTACACCGTCGACCTCATGGTCGCCGCCTATCGGAAAGACTCCTACGGCGTGGCCGACGCGCTCTACAAAATCGGCCGCCCGACGAAGAAGGTCGACATGCGCGAGTACCGCGCCGAAGCGGCCATGCTCGCGGAGAAGTACTTGGGCCGCCCGCTTCGCGAAATCGAGATGTCCGCGATGATCCGCGATCTAGTGCAAGGCGCCATGAAGTACGGCATCGAGATCCCCACCGACTTCATGCTCGTCGGCAAAGCGCTGATGACCATCGAGGGCATCGGCAAGCAACTCGATCCTGATCTCGACGTCTTCGGCAGCGCGGGCCCGCACTTCATCGAGATCTTGCGCCTTCGCTATTCGCCGCAAAAACTAGGCAGCGAATTGCTGCGCGGCGTGGGCCAGCTCTCGCGCACCGGTTACGACATGCCGATGCAGGTCGGCGAGGTGCTCGAGGATCTCCGCCTCGGACGCCTCGCCCTGCGCACGCTGGATCCCGAGCTTCCGCGCGCCACGGATCGACTCGGACGGCGCATCTTCACGGGCGCCATCCTCGCCGCACTCATCACCAGCGGCACCTTGCTGCTCTCACACGGCGTCCACGAAGTGCTCGCCCAGGCCATGCTCGTCGTGGCCGGCGTCGTGTGGCTCGGGCACACCGTCCTAGATTTGTGGCGCGGCCCGAAGAAGCTTTAAATGAAATAAGCACCCGCGGCGCGTTTTCACGCACCGCGGGTGAAAGTCTTGGCCCTCGCCGCTGGTTTGGTACCGCGCGGGCGAGGAACGGGCTCAGATCTTCCCGAGGATGAACAGCGAGACGACGAGCGAGAAGAGAACGAGCGACTCGATGAGCGCCAGACCGAGAATCATCGGGGTCTGGATACGAGCGGCTGCACCCGGGTTGCGGGCGATGCCTTCGAGGGCTGCACTGGCAGCGCGACCCTGACCGAGGCCGCCACCGAGCACCGCGAGTCCGATCGCGACGCCGGCGCCGATCGTGCCCCACTTCCGGACGTCGCCATCGACGGCGTACTTGTCAGCGGTCTCGGCGGCAAAGGCGGCGGAGGAGATGAGTAGCGTCGCCAGGGCGGCGAGTACGGGAGCGAGCTTCTTCGAGGTCGACATCTTCAGGGGCTCCTTTAGGAGGTTCCCCGCGGGATTGCGGGGGCAAAACGGTGGTCAGCGATGTGAGTGCGTTTGCGAGCGTGCCGTTTAGTCGGAATCACTCGGTCCGCGCAAGAGCGTCGTTTGAGCAGGCAAGAGCGGGAGAGCAGCGAGGGGGCCTTTATCACGCGGGGGGCTGCACGGGAACCCGGGTGATGTCATGTTTTTTTCCGGGCTGATGGTCCTCGATGTGCTCGTCATGTTCCGTCGCCAACGAAATGTAGACGGTGGCCAGCAGGGTGAAGACGTACGCCTGGACGGCGATGACCAAGGTACCGAGCAGCATGACCGCCACCGGCACCACGAGGGCCACGAGGGTGTGGAAGATCGACACGAGAAGGTGGTCGACCGACATGTTGAGCATCAAACGAACCGACAGCGTGATCGGCCGGATGATCAGGCTCATCACCTCGAGCGGGAAGATGAGGAAGGCGAGCCACCAGACCGGGCCGGCCAGGTGCTTGATGTAGCCAATGCCGTTCTCCTTCAAGCCGTAGTAATTGAAGGCGAAGAAGACGACGAGCGCGCAGCCGAGCGTGATGTTCCACGACGACGTGGGGGGCGCAAACCCCGGGATGAGACCGAGCAGGTTGCCGAAAAAGATGAAGATGGCCGACGTGCCCACCACGGGGAAGTACTTCTTGGCGCGCTTCGGCCCCATGGCGTCCTTCATCGTGTCGTAGACGTAGCCCACGAACAGCTCGAGGAACGTGCGGGAGGTGAGCTTGTCCTCCGGAACGATCGCCTCGTCCGCGATGCCCTTCGGCGCCACGATCTTGGCCTTGGCCGCGAACGCCAGCAGCGAGAGCAGGATCACGATGAAGACGCTCACGACGAACGGCTCGATCGTGTGCGTCGTCACCTCCTGCCCGGTAGCCGTATGGCCGAGGGCGTGGGCGAAGTCCTTGAAGAAGGGCAGTTTCGCGATCAGGTAGGTGAAAAAGGAGGTGTGCTCCGGCATGTCGGCCTCCCCTCTACACTAAGGAGAGGACAATTTCACCCGGGAAAGAGACCCTGGATCACAATGCCGATCGGTAGTGCCCCAAGTCCCGCCAAAAATGGCAGCGGAAGGATGACTTTCAGCGACAAAAGAATGATGACCCCGCTGAAGAGGACCAGGAACTTAACGAGAACGACGGGGGCCCAGCGGGAGCCCTGCTGAGAAGGGTCGATGCCCGTGATGATCGTGACCATGCGCGTGATCACCCAGAGGTCGAGCACCGCAACGGCGACCCCCGCGGCCGTCGACACGGCGGTGTGCACGTCGAACGCGATGGCCGCGCCCAAGGTCAACAGGGCGCCCACGATCAGAACGGGACGCAGCGCGGGAATGCGCGCGCCGTTCTTTTCATCCGTGGTCATGGCGATCCCTCTCGCTGCTTTCTTCGTTCTCTCGGTCTTCTTTTTCGAGTGCGCGCTGTTCGAGTTGGGCCATGCGGAAGAGGGTGCGGAAGCTTGCGAACGTGCCGACCGTTAGCCCGATCCACACGAGGTAGCCGGTGCCGAGGCGCGCGTCGAGAAAGCGCCCCCCGAGAAAGCCGGCGGCAATGAGCGCGAAAAACTCGAAGCCCACCGCTGCATATCGTCCGAATTGCTTCACGTGTACGACATTCTAGCTGACGCCGGAGCTCCACGACGGCAGGAGTTTTCATGCGCAGCTCGAACCGCCGGGCTCTATCATGGCCGGTATGCACAAGCTTGAAATCGGTGTCTTTCTTACCGTTGCGCTGACATCGAGCTTGGCTTGGGCGCAGCAGCAACCCGCCGGCCCCCTTCCTCCACTGCCGCCGCCCACGCCTCATCAGCCTGCGCCCGCGCCGCCGCCGTACGTGTACCCGG
It includes:
- a CDS encoding ATP synthase subunit I — its product is MTTDEKNGARIPALRPVLIVGALLTLGAAIAFDVHTAVSTAAGVAVAVLDLWVITRMVTIITGIDPSQQGSRWAPVVLVKFLVLFSGVIILLSLKVILPLPFLAGLGALPIGIVIQGLFPG
- the atpB gene encoding F0F1 ATP synthase subunit A — encoded protein: MPEHTSFFTYLIAKLPFFKDFAHALGHTATGQEVTTHTIEPFVVSVFIVILLSLLAFAAKAKIVAPKGIADEAIVPEDKLTSRTFLELFVGYVYDTMKDAMGPKRAKKYFPVVGTSAIFIFFGNLLGLIPGFAPPTSSWNITLGCALVVFFAFNYYGLKENGIGYIKHLAGPVWWLAFLIFPLEVMSLIIRPITLSVRLMLNMSVDHLLVSIFHTLVALVVPVAVMLLGTLVIAVQAYVFTLLATVYISLATEHDEHIEDHQPGKKHDITRVPVQPPA
- a CDS encoding AarF/UbiB family protein translates to MIGVVSAIRDLGRLREISTVLVRHGFGEIVARAGFGGGKKRSREDAALSDGNGAGQVGQLGQGAQLAEGTAEEIPDAERLRGEEERTRISTAERARLVLQDLGPSFIKLGQIISTRGDILPEELITELKKLQDEVPPIPFSEIKTAIETSLSAPLETLFVSFDERPLATASIGQVHRAVLETTENGITRNVDVVVKVQRPGVAATVARDLELLHIMAAAIERAIPETRIYSPIGLVQQFDRSITNELNYMVEADNAERFAQNFASKPIARFPRVYKHVSSKTVLTLEFFDGRKVDKAVADGFDGPRIAKEALAVVIKMAFEDGFFHADPHPGNVIVMGTPEQPIIGLIDVGMVGRLSPELRDYTVDLMVAAYRKDSYGVADALYKIGRPTKKVDMREYRAEAAMLAEKYLGRPLREIEMSAMIRDLVQGAMKYGIEIPTDFMLVGKALMTIEGIGKQLDPDLDVFGSAGPHFIEILRLRYSPQKLGSELLRGVGQLSRTGYDMPMQVGEVLEDLRLGRLALRTLDPELPRATDRLGRRIFTGAILAALITSGTLLLSHGVHEVLAQAMLVVAGVVWLGHTVLDLWRGPKKL
- a CDS encoding ATP synthase F0 subunit C codes for the protein MSTSKKLAPVLAALATLLISSAAFAAETADKYAVDGDVRKWGTIGAGVAIGLAVLGGGLGQGRAASAALEGIARNPGAAARIQTPMILGLALIESLVLFSLVVSLFILGKI
- a CDS encoding AtpZ/AtpI family protein, producing the protein MKQFGRYAAVGFEFFALIAAGFLGGRFLDARLGTGYLVWIGLTVGTFASFRTLFRMAQLEQRALEKEDRENEESSERDRHDHG